One Streptomyces lincolnensis genomic region harbors:
- a CDS encoding ABC transporter permease: protein MNTAVRLSVSSLRAHKRRFAGTFLAVFLGVAFLAGTLVMGDTLRASFDTMFGNATSGTDAVIRSSDAITTPGESEGVRQPVPVDLLNTVDKVAGVEAAAPNIQGAGQLVGANGDPIGGQGPPTLAGNWITDPELNAYRLADGRAPTKSGEVVIDRGTAERGDLKLGDTTTLRTPDPVKVTVVGLATFGGEDGMAQVTFTGMTQADAEKYLTARPGEAASIQVRAGPGVGQQELVDRLTPVLPGGVEAITGQESAEENTEMISSQFLSLFTTFLLVFSGVALLVATFSIHNTFAIVVAQRTRENALLRALGASRRQVTATTLVEASAVAVIASAAGLAGGIGVAAGLQALFPAIGFPFPEGDLVISALSMALPLAVGIVVCLGSALLPAVRAGRTAPLAALRETAVDTSGASRVRAVTGLGLAALAVAVTLTGVLMSPSLWLAGTGAVLALAAFVVLGPVASTSAVRVLGGPLDRLRGVTGGLARRNALRSPRRTAATASALMIGVAVVSLFTVFGASLKATMDQTVSRSFAGDVAVSTPAFGGGGSGLTPRLAPAIQRLPEVDTAVGLGRGVAEVDGKGRALTVTDPLALERTFDLGRIDGSLPSLGTDGIAITKSEADEQGLRTGDRTRLTFTDGTKETFTVRAVYGRSELAGDYVITRAAWAPHRTQDSDTLVAVSFKDGVGAGAGTAAVEKVAERYGDPEVQTRDEYAQSAAGGIDMMLTLVYALLALAVLIALLGIANTLTLAIHERTRELGLLRAVGQTRAQLRAMVRWESVLVAAFGTVGGLALGGFLGWVLVKASDGASDSSFAFAMPPLQLAVVALVGLAAGALAGLRPARRAACLDVLRAIATE from the coding sequence ATGAACACCGCCGTACGCCTGAGCGTGTCCTCCCTGCGCGCCCACAAGCGGCGCTTCGCCGGAACGTTCCTCGCGGTCTTCCTCGGTGTGGCCTTCCTCGCCGGGACCCTCGTGATGGGCGACACCCTGCGCGCCAGCTTCGACACCATGTTCGGCAACGCGACCAGCGGCACCGACGCCGTCATCCGCAGCTCCGACGCCATCACCACCCCCGGCGAGAGCGAGGGCGTCCGGCAGCCGGTCCCCGTCGACCTGCTGAACACCGTCGACAAGGTCGCCGGTGTCGAGGCGGCCGCCCCCAACATCCAGGGCGCCGGTCAACTCGTCGGTGCGAACGGCGACCCGATCGGCGGCCAGGGCCCGCCGACCCTCGCCGGCAACTGGATCACCGACCCGGAACTCAACGCCTACCGGCTCGCCGACGGCCGCGCCCCCACGAAGTCCGGTGAGGTCGTCATCGACCGCGGCACCGCCGAGCGCGGCGACCTGAAGCTCGGTGACACCACGACCCTGCGCACGCCCGACCCGGTGAAGGTGACCGTCGTCGGCCTCGCGACCTTCGGCGGCGAGGACGGCATGGCGCAGGTGACCTTCACCGGCATGACCCAGGCCGACGCCGAGAAGTACCTCACGGCGCGGCCCGGCGAAGCGGCGAGCATCCAGGTGCGGGCCGGGCCCGGAGTCGGCCAGCAGGAGCTGGTGGACCGGCTGACTCCCGTACTGCCCGGGGGAGTCGAGGCCATCACCGGTCAGGAGTCGGCCGAGGAGAACACGGAGATGATCTCCAGCCAGTTCCTGTCCCTCTTCACGACGTTCCTGCTGGTGTTCTCGGGCGTGGCCCTGCTGGTCGCGACCTTCTCGATCCACAACACCTTCGCGATCGTCGTCGCCCAACGCACCCGGGAGAACGCCCTGTTGCGGGCCCTCGGCGCCTCGCGCCGCCAGGTCACCGCGACCACGCTCGTCGAGGCGAGCGCCGTGGCCGTGATCGCGTCGGCGGCGGGCCTGGCGGGCGGCATCGGCGTCGCCGCCGGACTCCAGGCCCTGTTCCCCGCCATCGGATTCCCCTTCCCGGAAGGGGACTTGGTGATCAGCGCGCTGTCGATGGCCCTGCCGCTCGCGGTCGGCATCGTGGTCTGCCTGGGCTCGGCCCTGCTGCCCGCCGTCCGCGCCGGCCGCACCGCACCCCTGGCGGCCCTGCGCGAGACCGCCGTCGACACCTCCGGCGCCTCCCGCGTCCGTGCCGTCACCGGCCTGGGCCTCGCCGCCCTGGCGGTCGCCGTCACGCTCACCGGCGTCCTGATGTCACCGTCCCTCTGGCTCGCGGGCACCGGCGCCGTCCTGGCCCTGGCCGCCTTCGTGGTCCTCGGCCCGGTCGCGTCCACCTCGGCCGTACGCGTCCTCGGCGGCCCCCTCGACAGGCTGCGCGGCGTCACCGGCGGCCTCGCCCGACGCAACGCGCTGCGCAGCCCCCGGCGGACGGCCGCCACGGCCAGCGCGCTGATGATCGGTGTGGCCGTGGTGTCCCTGTTCACGGTGTTCGGCGCCTCGCTGAAGGCCACCATGGACCAGACGGTCTCCCGCTCCTTCGCGGGCGACGTCGCGGTCAGCACTCCGGCCTTCGGCGGAGGCGGCAGCGGCCTCACCCCCCGCCTGGCGCCGGCGATCCAGCGGCTGCCCGAGGTGGACACGGCCGTCGGGCTGGGCCGCGGTGTCGCCGAAGTCGACGGCAAGGGACGGGCGTTGACCGTCACCGACCCGCTCGCCCTGGAACGCACCTTCGACCTCGGCAGGATCGACGGCTCCCTGCCCTCCCTCGGCACCGACGGCATCGCCATCACCAAGAGCGAGGCCGACGAGCAGGGCCTCAGGACCGGCGACAGGACCCGGCTGACCTTCACCGACGGCACGAAGGAGACCTTCACCGTCCGCGCGGTCTACGGTCGGTCCGAACTCGCCGGCGACTACGTCATCACCCGCGCCGCCTGGGCCCCGCACCGCACCCAGGACTCCGACACCCTCGTTGCCGTCTCCTTCAAGGACGGCGTCGGCGCGGGCGCCGGCACGGCCGCGGTGGAGAAGGTCGCCGAACGGTACGGCGACCCCGAGGTGCAGACCCGCGACGAGTACGCCCAGTCCGCGGCCGGCGGCATCGACATGATGCTCACCCTCGTCTACGCGCTGCTCGCCCTGGCGGTGCTCATCGCCCTCCTCGGCATCGCCAACACGCTGACCCTGGCGATCCACGAGCGCACCCGCGAACTCGGTCTGCTCAGGGCTGTCGGCCAGACCCGCGCCCAACTGCGGGCCATGGTCCGCTGGGAGTCCGTCCTGGTCGCCGCCTTCGGCACGGTCGGCGGGCTCGCCCTCGGCGGCTTCCTGGGCTGGGTGCTCGTCAAGGCCTCCGACGGCGCGAGCGACAGCTCCTTCGCCTTCGCGATGCCCCCACTCCAACTGGCGGTGGTGGCCCTGGTGGGCCTGGCCGCAGGAGCCCTCGCGGGCCTGCGCCCGGCCCGCAGGGCAGCCTGCCTGGACGTACTCAGGGCAATCGCCACGGAGTAG
- a CDS encoding ABC transporter ATP-binding protein, with the protein MTATTTVRTAARVVDAVKVYGSGDTGVRALDGVSVDFPAGRFTAIMGPSGSGKSTLMHCAAGLDSLTSGAAYIGGTDLGSLDDRRLTLLRRDRVGFVFQAFNLVPTLTVAENITLPLDLAGGGGDREWVDALVDVVGLRDRLHHRPTELSGGQQQRVAVARAFAGQPDVVFADEPTGNLDSRSGEEVLGLLGRAARQTSRTVVMVTHDPVAAAHADEVVFLADGRLVDRMESPTADKVLDRMKAFEVTPRTEGPS; encoded by the coding sequence ATGACCGCCACGACCACCGTGCGGACGGCGGCCCGGGTCGTCGACGCCGTGAAGGTGTACGGCAGCGGCGACACCGGCGTGCGGGCCCTGGACGGGGTGAGCGTCGACTTCCCGGCGGGCCGCTTCACCGCGATCATGGGGCCCTCGGGCTCCGGCAAGTCCACCCTGATGCACTGCGCGGCCGGACTCGACAGTCTCACCTCGGGCGCCGCGTACATCGGCGGCACCGACCTGGGCTCCCTCGACGACCGCCGCCTCACCCTGCTGCGCCGGGACCGCGTCGGCTTCGTGTTCCAGGCGTTCAACCTGGTGCCGACGCTGACCGTCGCGGAGAACATCACCCTGCCGCTCGACCTCGCCGGCGGCGGGGGCGACCGGGAGTGGGTCGACGCGCTCGTCGACGTCGTCGGACTGCGCGACCGGCTGCACCACCGGCCCACCGAACTCTCCGGCGGACAACAGCAACGCGTCGCCGTGGCACGGGCGTTCGCGGGACAGCCGGACGTCGTCTTCGCCGACGAGCCGACCGGCAACCTCGACTCCCGTTCCGGCGAGGAGGTCCTTGGCCTGCTGGGGCGTGCGGCCCGCCAGACGTCCCGCACGGTCGTCATGGTCACCCACGACCCGGTCGCCGCCGCCCACGCCGACGAGGTCGTCTTCCTCGCCGACGGACGCCTGGTCGACCGCATGGAATCCCCGACCGCCGACAAGGTCCTGGACCGCATGAAGGCCTTCGAGGTCACCCCACGGACGGAGGGGCCGTCATGA
- a CDS encoding SHOCT domain-containing protein — MQTLAHWEGGPGPWILFFPLIWAAVVLGVVTVLRRTVWRGRRGSWRAVADAGPTGDSPIAMLGRRFAAGEIDEEEYWRRLSVLDEQFGRTGKGGAA, encoded by the coding sequence ATGCAGACACTCGCGCACTGGGAGGGCGGCCCGGGACCGTGGATCCTGTTCTTCCCGCTGATCTGGGCGGCGGTCGTGCTCGGCGTCGTCACCGTCCTGCGTCGCACCGTGTGGCGCGGCCGCCGGGGCTCCTGGCGTGCCGTCGCCGACGCGGGCCCCACCGGCGACTCGCCGATCGCGATGCTCGGCCGCCGCTTCGCCGCCGGGGAGATCGACGAGGAGGAGTACTGGCGCCGGCTGTCCGTCCTGGACGAGCAGTTCGGCCGTACGGGCAAGGGCGGTGCGGCATGA
- a CDS encoding TetR/AcrR family transcriptional regulator: MYSGWMSTSERLIESTRELLWERGYVGTSPKAILERSGAGQGSMYHHFDGKQDLALAAIRRTAEELRATAEGVLGGPGTPYERIEAYLRRERDVLRGCPIGRLTMDPDIVANDDLRAPVDETLDWIRERIAGIVEEGKEQGRFAASLDGEEIAATVIATVQGGYVLARASGSPAAFDAGVRGLLSLLAPQSS; the protein is encoded by the coding sequence ATGTACAGTGGGTGGATGAGCACCTCGGAGCGACTGATCGAGTCCACGCGCGAGCTGCTGTGGGAGCGCGGCTATGTGGGCACCAGCCCCAAGGCCATCCTGGAGCGGTCGGGCGCCGGGCAGGGCAGCATGTACCACCACTTCGACGGAAAACAGGACCTCGCCCTGGCCGCGATCCGGCGGACGGCCGAGGAGTTGCGGGCTACCGCCGAGGGAGTACTCGGCGGGCCGGGCACGCCGTACGAGCGCATCGAGGCGTATCTGCGGCGGGAGCGCGACGTGCTGCGCGGCTGTCCGATCGGGCGGCTCACGATGGATCCGGACATCGTCGCCAACGACGACCTGCGCGCGCCGGTCGACGAGACGCTCGACTGGATCCGCGAACGAATCGCCGGAATCGTCGAAGAGGGCAAGGAGCAGGGCCGGTTCGCCGCCTCACTGGACGGCGAGGAGATCGCGGCGACCGTCATCGCGACCGTCCAGGGCGGCTACGTCCTCGCCCGCGCGTCGGGCTCTCCCGCCGCCTTCGACGCGGGCGTACGGGGCCTGCTGTCCCTGCTCGCCCCGCAGTCCTCGTAA
- a CDS encoding DUF4865 family protein, which translates to MLAMQYELTLPADYDMGVIRGRVARVGHLLDDWEGLGFKTYLMRERGVNGSPVNQYAPFYLWNTVEGMNSFLWEGAFQGLSHDFGRPSVRQWTGIAYEESGAVGAPGRVAVRRRQPVPEGVELAGFMADAVGEAERLAGEEGAVFAAAVVDTARWELVHFSLWGHETPKAEGEVFEVLHVSAPGHERLARGRQW; encoded by the coding sequence ATGCTGGCCATGCAGTACGAACTCACCCTGCCCGCCGACTACGACATGGGCGTCATCCGCGGCCGCGTGGCCCGGGTCGGGCATCTGCTCGACGACTGGGAGGGGCTCGGGTTCAAGACGTATCTGATGCGGGAGCGGGGGGTGAACGGCTCGCCGGTGAACCAGTACGCGCCGTTCTATCTCTGGAACACTGTGGAGGGCATGAACTCCTTCCTCTGGGAAGGCGCCTTCCAGGGGCTCAGCCACGACTTCGGGCGGCCGTCGGTGCGGCAGTGGACGGGGATCGCCTACGAGGAGAGCGGCGCCGTCGGCGCCCCGGGGCGGGTGGCGGTGCGCAGGCGCCAACCCGTGCCGGAGGGAGTCGAGTTGGCCGGGTTCATGGCGGACGCGGTGGGTGAGGCGGAGCGGCTGGCCGGGGAGGAGGGGGCGGTGTTCGCGGCCGCCGTCGTGGACACCGCCCGTTGGGAGCTCGTGCACTTCTCACTCTGGGGGCACGAGACGCCGAAGGCCGAGGGTGAGGTGTTCGAGGTGCTGCATGTGTCGGCGCCGGGTCACGAGCGGCTTGCCCGGGGGCGCCAGTGGTGA
- a CDS encoding phosphotriesterase family protein, with protein sequence MNMVRTVLGDVPAEQFGVCDAHDHLFFGSPRLPGEELRSASAARAELVAFRAQGGAGVVQWTPYGLGRRAADLPPLSRETGVHVVTATGLHQAVHYTEDTLGALRGRLAEVFVTELTEGIGTSGVRAGLIKVAGGFHALDAHAVWTMRAAAEAHHATAAPIAVHLELGTGALDVLDLLCGELGVPPERVVLGHLNRSPDFAVHRQAARSGCYLAFDGPSRAHHATDWRMPDAVRALAEAGHGDRLLLGGDTTTAAARSVNGGAGMPYLLRRVRPRLALELGEELVRRILVDNPGRAFAVAWPDRVVPWPS encoded by the coding sequence GTGAACATGGTGCGTACGGTGCTCGGGGACGTGCCCGCCGAGCAGTTCGGGGTGTGCGATGCCCACGACCACCTGTTCTTCGGCAGTCCCCGACTGCCCGGGGAGGAGCTGCGGAGCGCGTCCGCGGCGCGGGCCGAACTGGTCGCGTTCCGCGCGCAGGGCGGTGCCGGCGTCGTGCAGTGGACGCCGTACGGGCTGGGGCGGCGGGCGGCCGATCTGCCGCCGCTGTCCCGGGAGACGGGGGTGCATGTCGTCACCGCGACCGGGCTGCACCAGGCCGTCCACTACACCGAGGACACACTCGGCGCCCTGCGCGGCCGGCTGGCCGAGGTGTTCGTCACCGAACTCACCGAGGGCATCGGCACGTCGGGGGTCCGCGCGGGGCTGATCAAGGTCGCCGGGGGTTTCCACGCGCTCGACGCGCACGCCGTCTGGACCATGAGGGCTGCGGCCGAGGCCCATCATGCGACGGCGGCTCCGATCGCCGTCCATCTGGAGCTGGGGACCGGTGCGCTGGACGTGCTGGACCTGTTGTGCGGCGAGTTGGGGGTGCCGCCCGAGCGGGTGGTCCTCGGGCATCTCAACCGCTCCCCCGACTTCGCCGTGCACCGCCAGGCCGCGCGGAGCGGCTGTTATCTCGCCTTCGACGGGCCGTCACGGGCCCACCACGCCACGGACTGGCGGATGCCGGACGCCGTGCGGGCCCTCGCCGAGGCGGGCCACGGTGACCGGCTCCTCCTGGGCGGCGACACCACGACCGCGGCGGCGCGTTCGGTCAACGGCGGCGCGGGGATGCCGTATCTGCTGCGCCGGGTGCGGCCGCGGCTCGCGCTCGAACTGGGTGAGGAGCTGGTGCGGCGCATCCTCGTCGACAACCCCGGCCGGGCTTTCGCGGTGGCGTGGCCCGATCGTGTCGTTCCTTGGCCCTCCTGA
- a CDS encoding DUF1272 domain-containing protein — protein sequence MALEMRERCERCETAALPPDAAARICSYECTFCVPCTDSMQGICPNCGGELVPRPRRAV from the coding sequence ATGGCCCTGGAGATGCGCGAGCGGTGCGAACGCTGCGAGACCGCGGCACTGCCGCCCGACGCCGCGGCCCGCATCTGCTCCTACGAGTGCACCTTCTGTGTTCCGTGCACCGATTCCATGCAGGGCATCTGCCCCAACTGCGGCGGCGAACTGGTCCCGAGGCCGCGCCGCGCCGTGTGA
- a CDS encoding RpiB/LacA/LacB family sugar-phosphate isomerase produces the protein MRISVSSDMDEPVARSLVAELRTRGHEVSAHGALAPGDDPRWAVCSEAAAREVTTGTADQAIVCCWTGTGASIAANKIPGVRAALCTDAYTADGARRWNDANVLALSLRLTSEPLLKEILDAWFTAEAATDTEDRENVAHVGRLDSGRTAP, from the coding sequence ATGCGGATCTCCGTCTCCTCGGACATGGACGAGCCCGTGGCGCGCAGCCTGGTGGCGGAACTGCGCACACGCGGCCACGAGGTGAGCGCGCACGGCGCGCTGGCCCCCGGCGACGACCCCCGGTGGGCCGTCTGCTCCGAGGCCGCGGCCCGCGAGGTCACCACCGGCACGGCCGACCAGGCCATCGTGTGCTGCTGGACCGGCACCGGCGCCTCGATCGCCGCGAACAAGATCCCCGGCGTCCGCGCCGCCCTGTGCACGGACGCGTACACCGCGGACGGCGCCCGCCGCTGGAACGACGCCAACGTCCTCGCCCTCAGCCTGCGCCTCACCTCCGAACCACTGCTCAAGGAAATCCTCGACGCCTGGTTCACCGCCGAGGCCGCCACAGACACCGAGGACCGGGAGAACGTGGCCCACGTGGGGCGACTGGACTCCGGCAGAACGGCTCCTTAG
- a CDS encoding replication-associated recombination protein A, producing the protein MKHEEQTPSLFEDDTQRPLADRLRPRTLEDVVGQEHLLAPDAPLGRMVEQGRLVSAVLWGPPGCGKTTIARLLAQRTELVFEPLSATFSGVADLRKVFEAARRRREIGRGTLLFVDEIHRFNRAQQDSFLPYVEDGTVVLVGATTENPSFELNGALLSRCRVFVLQRLDTAALDTLMARAEQLTERELPLDDEARRSLIAMADGDGRFLLNMAEQLQSLPAGTPPLDTAALTEQIQRRAPLYDKAQESHYNLISALHKSMRGSDPDAALYWLARMLDGGEDPLYIARRLVRFANEDIGTADPQAVQQALAAWDVYERLGSPEGELAIAQAVTYLATTPKSIAVYRAFGAAQQRARRTGSLMPPAHILNAPTRLMKDIGYGEGYQYDPDTADGFSGADYFPEGMDRETFYHPTGSGHEEDIRRRLARWSALRDERRDTDD; encoded by the coding sequence ATGAAGCACGAGGAACAGACACCGTCCCTGTTCGAGGACGACACGCAGCGCCCGCTGGCCGACCGGCTGCGTCCGCGCACCCTGGAGGACGTCGTCGGGCAGGAGCACCTGCTCGCGCCCGACGCTCCCCTGGGGCGCATGGTGGAGCAGGGCCGGCTGGTGTCGGCGGTCCTGTGGGGGCCGCCCGGGTGCGGGAAGACCACCATCGCCCGGCTCCTGGCGCAGCGGACCGAGCTGGTCTTCGAGCCGTTGTCGGCCACCTTCTCCGGCGTCGCCGACCTGAGGAAGGTCTTCGAGGCGGCCCGCCGCAGGCGCGAGATCGGCCGGGGCACGCTGCTGTTCGTCGACGAGATCCACCGGTTCAACCGGGCCCAGCAGGACAGCTTCCTGCCGTACGTGGAGGACGGCACCGTCGTCCTGGTCGGGGCCACCACCGAGAACCCCAGCTTCGAACTGAACGGCGCCCTGCTCTCCCGCTGCCGGGTCTTCGTCCTCCAACGCCTCGACACCGCCGCCCTGGACACCCTGATGGCCCGCGCCGAGCAGCTCACGGAGCGCGAACTGCCGCTGGACGACGAGGCCCGCCGGTCCCTCATCGCGATGGCGGACGGCGACGGCCGGTTCCTGCTCAACATGGCCGAACAACTCCAGTCCCTGCCCGCCGGCACACCACCGCTGGACACCGCCGCGCTCACCGAGCAGATCCAACGGCGCGCACCGCTGTACGACAAGGCCCAGGAGAGCCACTACAACCTGATCTCGGCGCTGCACAAATCCATGCGCGGCTCCGACCCCGACGCCGCCCTGTACTGGCTCGCCCGCATGCTCGACGGCGGCGAGGACCCTCTCTACATCGCCCGCCGCCTCGTCCGCTTCGCCAACGAGGACATCGGCACGGCCGACCCCCAGGCGGTACAGCAGGCCCTGGCCGCCTGGGACGTGTACGAACGCCTCGGCTCACCGGAAGGCGAACTCGCGATCGCCCAGGCCGTCACCTATCTGGCGACCACCCCCAAGTCCATCGCCGTCTACCGGGCCTTCGGCGCCGCACAGCAACGCGCCCGCCGGACCGGCTCCCTGATGCCACCGGCACACATCCTCAACGCGCCCACCCGCCTCATGAAGGACATCGGCTACGGCGAGGGCTACCAGTACGACCCCGACACAGCGGACGGCTTCTCCGGCGCCGACTACTTCCCCGAGGGCATGGACCGCGAGACCTTCTACCACCCCACCGGCAGCGGCCACGAGGAGGACATCCGCCGCCGACTCGCCCGGTGGTCGGCGCTGCGCGACGAACGCCGGGACACCGACGACTGA
- a CDS encoding MmcQ/YjbR family DNA-binding protein: MPLSGEQVQDTARTTALALPGVGHGRPFTEHLDVYKVAGKVFLIVTDDPDELIVTVKAEPEYGRLLRGRHTSITAGRYLDKRHWISVGAGRGVSADLVADLVDHSYHLVLETVPRDRRPALHPRRGAR, encoded by the coding sequence ATGCCCCTCAGCGGAGAGCAGGTCCAGGACACCGCGCGCACCACGGCCCTCGCGCTGCCCGGGGTCGGCCACGGGCGCCCCTTCACCGAGCACCTGGACGTCTACAAGGTGGCGGGCAAGGTCTTCCTGATCGTCACCGACGATCCCGACGAACTCATCGTCACCGTCAAAGCGGAACCGGAGTACGGGCGGCTGCTGCGAGGCCGGCACACCTCGATCACTGCGGGCCGCTACCTCGACAAGCGGCACTGGATCTCCGTAGGAGCCGGCCGGGGCGTCTCCGCGGACCTGGTGGCCGACCTCGTCGACCACTCGTACCACCTCGTCCTGGAGACGGTGCCGCGCGACCGCCGCCCCGCCCTTCACCCACGTCGAGGTGCACGGTGA
- a CDS encoding helix-turn-helix domain-containing protein: protein MMVSKRHLSGPRFTAEAESASVPLYGFQPPVGTPYGLEVTTVEDFHADHDDWPWNPPRPGRATFHYLILVTEGELLHDVDHVTHTVTPGQWLWVRAGHVQCWHDPSTARGPFVLFEPEVLRADTARLLAPLTAHDAPAVLTPHPDDAPWLERTVAQLLDEHRALGRRPLDTHHALRCSLLETLLLRLAHAAGDPAPSATGGRSDTYDRFLDALELHFRELHRVDDYARLLGCSVRTLSRAARTATGEGARDIINERRLLEARRLFDHSGWTAPAVAAHLGFTDTANFGRFFRHHTGLAPAAYRARTRPMT from the coding sequence GTGATGGTCAGCAAGCGACACCTCTCAGGGCCCCGCTTCACCGCCGAGGCCGAGTCGGCCTCCGTCCCGCTGTACGGCTTCCAGCCGCCGGTCGGCACCCCGTACGGCCTGGAAGTGACCACGGTCGAGGACTTCCACGCCGACCACGACGACTGGCCGTGGAACCCGCCCCGTCCCGGCCGGGCCACCTTCCACTACCTGATCCTGGTCACCGAAGGTGAACTGCTCCACGACGTCGATCACGTCACGCACACCGTCACACCCGGCCAGTGGCTGTGGGTACGCGCCGGGCACGTGCAGTGCTGGCACGACCCCAGCACCGCCCGCGGTCCCTTCGTCCTGTTCGAGCCGGAGGTGCTCCGCGCCGACACGGCACGCCTGCTGGCGCCCCTCACCGCGCACGACGCCCCCGCCGTCCTGACCCCGCACCCCGACGACGCCCCCTGGCTGGAGCGGACGGTGGCGCAGCTCCTGGACGAACACCGGGCACTGGGACGCCGCCCCCTCGACACCCACCACGCCCTGCGGTGCAGCCTCCTGGAAACCCTGCTGCTGCGTCTCGCCCACGCGGCAGGCGACCCGGCCCCGAGCGCCACCGGCGGGCGCAGTGACACCTACGACCGGTTCCTGGACGCCCTGGAACTGCACTTCCGTGAGCTGCACCGCGTCGACGACTACGCCCGGCTGCTCGGCTGCTCGGTGCGCACCCTCAGCCGCGCCGCCCGGACCGCCACCGGCGAAGGAGCCCGGGACATCATCAACGAACGCCGGCTCCTCGAAGCGCGCCGCCTCTTCGACCACTCCGGGTGGACCGCCCCCGCGGTCGCCGCCCACCTCGGCTTCACCGACACGGCCAACTTCGGCCGCTTCTTCCGCCACCACACCGGCCTCGCACCCGCCGCCTACCGGGCTCGGACCCGACCGATGACCTGA
- a CDS encoding ROK family protein → MSGKADPRTAGEGTISRARLDRGRGALGPALELVHTGRAPTRAVLTAELGVTRATAGAVAAELEALGLIRVDARPGAAAGSQGRPSHRLAVAENGPVVLAAQVHADGFRAALVGLGGRIVATAPGCETVDADPAKVLVSVVEAGADLLRTTGRRCVGAGLAVPSAVAEPDGLALNPLHLAWPVGAPVRRLFEECVRTAGITGPAFAGNDVNLAALAEHRHGAGRGARDLLCVATGHRGVGGALVLDGRLHTGSSGLALEVGHLTVNPEGRPCHCGSRGCLDVEADPLAFLTAAGRDPGPEVSLLQQSNDLVRNHYDDPAIRTAAEALIDRLGLGLAGLVNILNPDRIILGGLHRSLLEADPERLRAVVAERSLWGQSGGVPILACTLDHNSLVGAAELAWQPVLDDPLGALA, encoded by the coding sequence ATGAGCGGGAAGGCGGACCCCCGGACGGCGGGGGAAGGGACCATCTCCAGGGCACGGTTGGACCGGGGACGCGGTGCGCTCGGGCCCGCACTGGAGCTTGTGCACACCGGACGCGCGCCGACCCGTGCGGTGCTCACCGCCGAGCTCGGGGTGACCCGGGCCACGGCCGGTGCGGTCGCCGCCGAGCTGGAGGCGCTCGGGCTGATCCGGGTGGACGCCAGGCCCGGCGCGGCGGCCGGTTCCCAGGGACGGCCCTCGCACCGGCTCGCCGTCGCCGAGAACGGCCCCGTCGTGCTGGCCGCGCAGGTGCACGCCGACGGCTTCCGGGCGGCACTGGTCGGCCTGGGCGGCCGTATCGTCGCCACCGCGCCCGGCTGCGAGACCGTCGACGCCGACCCGGCCAAGGTGCTCGTCTCGGTCGTCGAGGCCGGCGCCGACCTGCTGCGCACCACCGGACGCCGCTGCGTCGGCGCCGGCCTCGCCGTACCGTCCGCGGTCGCCGAACCGGACGGACTCGCCCTGAACCCGCTGCATCTGGCCTGGCCCGTCGGCGCGCCGGTCCGCCGCCTCTTCGAGGAGTGCGTGCGTACGGCCGGAATCACCGGACCGGCCTTCGCCGGCAACGACGTCAACCTCGCCGCGCTCGCCGAGCACCGGCACGGCGCCGGGAGGGGCGCCCGGGACCTGCTCTGCGTCGCCACCGGACACCGGGGCGTCGGCGGCGCGCTGGTCCTGGACGGGCGCCTGCACACCGGCAGTTCGGGCCTGGCCCTGGAGGTCGGCCACCTCACCGTCAACCCCGAGGGCCGCCCCTGCCACTGCGGCAGCCGCGGCTGCCTCGACGTCGAGGCCGACCCGCTGGCCTTCCTCACGGCCGCCGGACGCGACCCGGGACCCGAGGTCTCCCTGCTCCAGCAGTCCAACGACCTGGTCCGCAACCACTACGACGACCCGGCGATCCGCACCGCCGCCGAGGCGCTCATCGACCGGCTCGGCCTGGGCCTGGCCGGACTGGTCAACATCCTCAACCCGGACCGCATCATCCTCGGCGGACTCCACCGCTCCCTCCTCGAAGCCGACCCGGAGCGGCTGCGCGCGGTCGTCGCCGAGCGCAGCCTGTGGGGACAGTCCGGCGGCGTGCCCATCCTGGCGTGCACCCTCGACCACAACAGCCTCGTCGGCGCGGCGGAGTTGGCGTGGCAGCCGGTACTGGACGATCCGCTGGGCGCGCTGGCCTGA